A single Micromonospora luteifusca DNA region contains:
- the rho gene encoding transcription termination factor Rho has protein sequence MSDTTDVTSDVSNVAGDATAAAPARRRRSGTGLSAMLLPELQSLAASLGISGTARMRKGELIAAISERQGGNAAGTPRPRAEVAAAAASTREGVRAEVRETADRPAAEGRSAEQAPAEPAAETESRGRTRRSRTAAAETRAAEAPRAAETARAAETPRAAETARGAETPRAAETARAAETRTDEVEAGERPDRGENRRDRAERPERAERAERNDRGDRAERGDRAERGDRAERGERPERAERNDRGERAERGERAERNDRGERADRGERADRGDRTERADRGERTERAERNDRNDRNDRGQRAERVERDNDDDDGEGGGRRGRRSRFRDRRRGRGERTETGAETGGREPQVSEDDVLVPVAGIIDVLDNYAFVRTTGYLAGPNDVYVSMSQIKKYGLRRGDAITGAVRAAREGGNSGDQRRDKYNPLMRLDTINGMEPEEARRRPEFYKLTPLYPQERLRLETEPHILTTRVIDLVMPIGKGQRALIQSPPKAGKTMVLQAIANAITRNNPECHLMVVLVDERPEEVTDMQRSIKGEVIAATFDRPPQDHTTVAELAIERAKRLVELGHDVVVLLDSVTRLGRSYNLAAPASGRIMSGGIDSTALYPPKRFLGAARNIENGGSLTIIATALVETGSMADTVIFEEFKGTGNAELKLDRKIADKRTFPAIDINPSGTRKEEVLLAPEELAIIHKLRKVLHSLDSQAAMDLLLDRLKQSRTNIEFLMQIAKSTPGE, from the coding sequence TTGAGCGACACCACCGACGTGACGTCGGATGTTTCCAACGTCGCTGGCGATGCCACCGCCGCCGCTCCCGCCCGTCGGCGGCGTAGCGGCACCGGTCTGTCGGCGATGCTGCTGCCAGAGCTGCAGAGCCTGGCTGCGTCGCTCGGCATCTCCGGCACGGCTCGCATGCGCAAGGGCGAGCTGATCGCCGCGATCTCCGAGCGGCAGGGCGGCAACGCCGCCGGGACCCCTCGACCGCGGGCCGAGGTCGCGGCCGCGGCCGCCTCGACCCGTGAGGGGGTGCGTGCCGAGGTGCGGGAGACCGCCGACCGGCCCGCAGCCGAAGGGCGCAGCGCCGAGCAGGCCCCGGCCGAGCCGGCCGCCGAGACCGAGAGCCGTGGTCGCACCCGGCGGAGCCGGACCGCAGCGGCGGAGACGCGTGCCGCTGAGGCGCCGCGTGCCGCTGAGACGGCGCGTGCCGCTGAGACGCCGCGTGCCGCCGAGACAGCACGTGGCGCTGAGACGCCGCGTGCCGCTGAGACGGCGCGTGCCGCTGAGACGCGTACCGACGAGGTCGAAGCCGGCGAGCGTCCCGACCGTGGCGAGAACCGCCGCGACCGGGCCGAGCGTCCGGAGCGCGCCGAGCGTGCCGAGCGCAACGACCGGGGCGACCGTGCCGAGCGGGGCGACCGTGCCGAGCGGGGCGACCGTGCCGAGCGGGGCGAGCGTCCCGAGCGTGCCGAGCGCAACGACCGGGGCGAGCGTGCCGAGCGGGGCGAGCGTGCCGAGCGCAACGACCGTGGCGAGCGGGCCGACCGTGGCGAGCGGGCCGACCGTGGCGACCGCACGGAGCGCGCCGACCGAGGCGAGCGGACCGAGCGGGCCGAGCGCAACGACCGCAACGACCGCAACGACCGTGGTCAGCGTGCCGAGCGTGTGGAGCGGGACAACGACGACGATGACGGCGAGGGCGGCGGCCGGCGCGGCCGGCGCAGCCGCTTCCGGGACCGTCGCCGCGGGCGCGGCGAGCGCACCGAGACCGGTGCCGAAACCGGTGGGCGGGAGCCGCAGGTCAGCGAGGACGACGTTCTCGTCCCGGTGGCCGGCATCATCGACGTGCTCGACAACTACGCCTTCGTGCGGACGACCGGTTACCTGGCCGGCCCGAACGACGTGTACGTCTCGATGTCCCAGATCAAGAAGTACGGCCTGCGGCGCGGTGACGCGATCACCGGTGCGGTGCGGGCGGCCCGCGAGGGTGGCAACAGCGGCGACCAGCGGCGCGACAAGTACAACCCGCTGATGCGGCTGGACACGATCAACGGGATGGAGCCGGAGGAGGCGCGGCGCCGGCCGGAGTTCTACAAGCTCACTCCGCTCTACCCGCAGGAGCGCCTGCGGCTGGAGACCGAGCCGCACATCCTGACCACCCGGGTCATCGACCTGGTCATGCCGATCGGCAAGGGCCAGCGGGCACTCATCCAGTCGCCGCCGAAGGCGGGTAAGACGATGGTGCTGCAGGCGATCGCGAACGCGATCACCCGCAACAACCCGGAGTGCCACCTCATGGTGGTGCTGGTGGACGAGCGGCCCGAAGAGGTCACCGACATGCAGCGGTCGATCAAGGGCGAGGTCATCGCGGCCACGTTCGACCGTCCGCCGCAGGACCACACCACGGTGGCCGAGCTGGCCATCGAGCGGGCCAAGCGTCTGGTCGAGCTTGGACACGACGTGGTCGTGCTGCTCGACTCGGTGACCCGGCTCGGTCGGTCGTACAACCTGGCGGCACCGGCCAGTGGCCGGATCATGTCGGGTGGTATCGACTCCACGGCGCTCTACCCGCCGAAGCGCTTCCTCGGCGCGGCCCGCAACATCGAGAACGGCGGGTCGTTGACCATCATCGCCACCGCGCTGGTGGAGACCGGGTCCATGGCGGACACGGTCATCTTCGAGGAGTTCAAGGGCACCGGTAACGCGGAGCTGAAGCTGGACCGGAAGATCGCCGACAAGCGGACCTTCCCGGCCATCGACATCAACCCGTCCGGTACTCGTAAGGAAGAGGTCCTGCTCGCACCCGAAGAGCTGGCCATCATCCACAAGCTCCGGAAGGTGCTGCACTCGCTGGACTCGCAGGCGGCAATGGATCTCCTGCTGGACCGGCTCAAGCAGTCCCGCACCAACATCGAGTTCCTGATGCAGATCGCGAAGTCGACGCCGGGGGAGTAA
- the thrB gene encoding homoserine kinase: MPTNFTAGPVRVRVPATSANLGPGFDALGLALGLYDDVAAEVSSGGVRVTVTGQGAGELPDDDRHLVVRAMRAAFDVLGAHPAGLSVECVNRIPQARGLGSSSAAIVAGVLLARALVTDGEQRLDDSDALRLAAEIEGHPDNVAPCLLGGFTLAWSESTGAQAVSLPVAEGVRPTVFVPAERGFTATARAALPATVPHGDAAFTAGRAALLVHALTADPTLLLPATADRLHQDYRAAGMPGTSSLVSGLRLAGVAAVVSGAGPTVLAFDEPPAGFPVGTDWQIWQLPIDVSGARVARGRLGHAERDPVAAGRKS; this comes from the coding sequence GTGCCGACGAATTTCACCGCCGGGCCGGTCCGTGTCCGGGTCCCCGCGACCAGCGCCAATCTGGGTCCGGGCTTCGACGCGCTGGGTCTCGCCCTCGGGCTCTACGACGATGTGGCCGCCGAGGTCTCGTCGGGCGGGGTCCGGGTCACGGTGACCGGGCAGGGGGCCGGCGAGTTGCCCGACGACGACCGGCACCTGGTGGTGCGGGCCATGCGGGCCGCGTTCGACGTGCTCGGGGCCCACCCCGCGGGGCTGAGCGTGGAGTGCGTCAACCGGATCCCTCAGGCGCGGGGGCTGGGCTCCTCGTCCGCCGCGATCGTCGCCGGGGTGCTGCTGGCCCGCGCGCTGGTCACCGACGGGGAGCAGCGGTTGGACGACTCGGACGCGCTCCGGCTGGCCGCCGAGATCGAGGGCCACCCCGACAACGTCGCGCCGTGCCTGCTCGGCGGTTTCACGTTGGCCTGGTCCGAGTCGACCGGGGCTCAGGCGGTGTCCCTACCGGTCGCCGAGGGGGTGCGGCCCACAGTTTTCGTCCCGGCGGAGCGCGGTTTTACCGCGACGGCACGGGCCGCGTTGCCGGCGACCGTGCCGCACGGCGACGCTGCGTTCACCGCAGGGAGGGCGGCACTGCTGGTGCACGCGCTCACGGCCGACCCGACGCTGCTGCTGCCGGCCACCGCCGACCGGCTCCACCAGGATTACCGGGCAGCCGGGATGCCGGGCACGTCTTCCCTGGTCAGCGGGTTGCGATTGGCGGGTGTGGCAGCTGTGGTCAGTGGGGCGGGCCCGACCGTGCTGGCGTTCGACGAGCCTCCGGCGGGCTTTCCAGTGGGAACAGACTGGCAGATCTGGCAGTTACCGATAGACGTCAGCGGTGCGCGGGTTGCTCGGGGTAGACTTGGACACGCCGAGCGGGACCCTGTTGCCGCAGGTCGGAAGAGTTGA
- a CDS encoding MFS transporter, with product MASTLSVLTGNRSFRNLFLAELVVFGADWFVMVPLLVLLPHLTGSGVWGALVLAVDTGIVALLLPYTGTIADRFDRRKIMVVANVAALAGVLLLLGVRDAGTAWLALVAIGVVAVAKAFYSPAAQAALPNVLEPHELAAGNAVAGSAWGTMTVVGASLGGVLSTAAGPYACFWVAAVGLALAAGLATRIRRPLQAPRDTDQPPQRTWAAVSEALGYIGHRPRVLALVTVKSAVGLGNGVLTVFPLLAGVYGVGPLGAGLLFAVRGAGALVGPILMRRVLTNRAWLLPGLALSMSLYGLSYLGASVVRWFPLVLLLVFVAHFAGGSNWVMSNFALQGEVPDRLRGRVFATDMMLATLAISVSQLAVALVVDAVDERVVLAGCGLITLVYAVGWRIATRRLSLTDPVAEPVPDPAA from the coding sequence GTGGCGTCCACCCTCTCGGTCCTTACCGGCAATCGGAGTTTTCGCAATCTCTTCCTCGCCGAACTGGTGGTCTTCGGCGCCGACTGGTTCGTCATGGTGCCGCTGTTGGTGCTGCTGCCGCACCTGACCGGCAGCGGGGTCTGGGGCGCGTTGGTGTTGGCGGTGGACACCGGCATCGTGGCGCTGCTGCTGCCGTACACCGGCACGATCGCCGACCGCTTCGACCGTCGGAAGATCATGGTCGTCGCGAACGTGGCCGCACTGGCCGGCGTGTTGTTGCTGCTCGGCGTAAGGGATGCCGGAACGGCGTGGCTGGCGCTGGTCGCGATCGGAGTGGTCGCGGTGGCCAAGGCGTTCTACTCGCCCGCCGCCCAGGCCGCGCTGCCCAACGTGCTAGAACCCCACGAACTGGCCGCCGGTAACGCCGTGGCCGGCTCGGCCTGGGGCACCATGACCGTGGTGGGCGCCTCGCTCGGCGGTGTACTCAGCACCGCTGCCGGCCCGTACGCCTGCTTCTGGGTGGCGGCGGTGGGCCTGGCGTTGGCCGCGGGCCTCGCCACGCGGATCCGCCGGCCGTTGCAGGCACCGCGGGACACCGACCAACCGCCCCAGCGGACCTGGGCCGCCGTGAGCGAGGCGCTCGGCTACATCGGTCACCGTCCCCGGGTGCTCGCGCTGGTCACGGTGAAGTCGGCGGTCGGCCTGGGCAACGGCGTGCTGACCGTGTTCCCGCTGTTGGCCGGCGTGTACGGCGTCGGCCCGCTCGGTGCCGGCCTGCTCTTCGCGGTGCGCGGCGCCGGGGCGTTGGTGGGGCCGATCCTGATGCGTCGGGTGCTCACCAACCGGGCGTGGCTGTTGCCCGGGCTCGCGCTGTCGATGTCGCTGTACGGCCTGTCCTACCTGGGCGCATCGGTCGTACGGTGGTTTCCGTTGGTGCTGCTGCTGGTCTTCGTGGCGCACTTCGCCGGGGGCAGTAACTGGGTGATGTCGAACTTCGCCCTGCAGGGCGAGGTCCCGGACCGGCTGCGGGGGCGTGTCTTCGCCACCGACATGATGCTCGCGACGCTGGCGATCTCGGTGAGCCAGTTGGCGGTGGCCCTGGTGGTGGACGCGGTGGACGAACGGGTGGTGCTCGCCGGCTGCGGGTTGATCACCCTCGTGTACGCGGTCGGCTGGCGGATCGCCACCCGCAGGCTCTCGCTCACCGACCCGGTCGCGGAGCCGGTTCCGGACCCGGCCGCCTGA
- a CDS encoding efflux RND transporter permease subunit has protein sequence MSLLARFSLANRGLIALIAVVTTVFGAFAVPSLKQQLLPSLEFPAAFIVAAYPGAGPEIVESQVTEPIENALQGIPGLDKVTSTTREGSTTVQVTYEFGTDLDDVVNKMQTALSRINAQLPENVDPQVIAGSTDDLPAVVLAAAGTADERAVAEKLRATVVPELEGIEGVRTVEVTGTRDDVVVVTPDPAKLAAAQLQPTAIGAALKTNGVAVPAGAVTDGALALPVQVGTPIATLEDLRGIVVAPGAAPVRLGDVATVEQQSAPATAITRTNGKDSLGIAVTAAPDGNAVQISHEIRDRLADLKDASGAELTVVFDQAPFVEKSIASLTTEGLLGLVMAVIVILVFLLSVRSTVVTAVSIPLSVLVALIALWIGDYSLNLLTLGALTIAVGRVVDDSIVVLENIKRHLEYGEEKRHAIVTAVREVAGAVTASTLTTVAVFAPIALVGGFVGQLFAPFAITVTVALLASLLVSLTVIPVLAYWFLKPRGGTADDEAVRRGAEEKELRSPLQRAYLPVIGFATRKRSTRWITVGLGLLVLFGTFGLSQKLETNFLDDSGQDTLNMRQELPAGSGLAATDAAAKQVESVLAGTKGVETYQVTAGSGDGPWAGGGGNNVASWSLALDGDTDAKQMREVLRKEFDKLGAGVGEISFGGGQEASTSQLEVIVQASEPEVLTRAAEEARAAMAGVPDVEDVSTSLADRVPRVDVTVDRVAAGRAGLTEAAVGQLVSQAFRGAPLGQVALDGQQQHVVLRLGSKPPMTVDELRALPVGPVKLDDIADVTQGEGPQQVTRIDGERSVSVTGAATGSNLGATSKELQKRLDALNVPGASFTIGGVSADQADAFGDLGLAVLVAIAIVFLIMVATFRSLTQALILLISIPFASTGAIGLLLVTGTPLGVPALIGVLMLVGIVVTNAIVLLDLINQYRAQGMDVQQAVVEGGRRRLRPILMTAVATIFALLPMALGLTGEGGFISQPLAVVVIGGLLSSTLLTLILVPTLYTMVEHTKGSLRDRRSRRRSGEPAKTDEVTRPNQVAVPSAAAAPATAGSAQPADRPAPSGALVEGTDQFEVLRLPRSRTSPLPPSEPTE, from the coding sequence ATGTCGCTGCTCGCCAGATTCAGCCTCGCCAACCGAGGGCTGATTGCCCTCATCGCGGTGGTGACCACGGTGTTCGGAGCGTTCGCCGTGCCGTCGCTGAAGCAGCAACTGCTGCCGTCGCTCGAGTTCCCGGCCGCGTTCATCGTGGCCGCCTACCCCGGTGCCGGCCCCGAGATCGTCGAGTCCCAGGTGACCGAGCCGATCGAGAACGCCCTGCAGGGCATCCCGGGCTTGGACAAGGTCACCTCCACGACCCGCGAGGGTTCGACCACCGTCCAGGTGACGTACGAGTTCGGTACCGACCTGGACGACGTGGTCAACAAGATGCAGACCGCGCTGAGCCGGATCAACGCTCAGCTACCGGAGAACGTCGACCCCCAGGTCATCGCGGGAAGCACGGACGACCTGCCGGCGGTGGTGCTGGCCGCGGCCGGCACGGCGGACGAGCGGGCGGTCGCTGAGAAGCTGCGCGCGACGGTGGTGCCGGAGCTGGAGGGCATCGAGGGGGTGCGCACGGTCGAGGTGACCGGCACCCGCGACGACGTCGTGGTGGTCACCCCGGACCCGGCGAAGCTGGCTGCGGCGCAGCTCCAGCCGACGGCGATCGGCGCGGCGCTGAAGACGAACGGCGTGGCGGTTCCGGCCGGCGCGGTGACCGACGGCGCGCTGGCCCTCCCGGTGCAGGTCGGTACGCCGATCGCCACCCTGGAGGACCTGCGCGGCATCGTGGTCGCCCCGGGCGCGGCACCCGTCCGCCTCGGTGACGTGGCGACGGTCGAGCAACAGAGCGCTCCGGCCACCGCGATCACCCGGACCAACGGCAAGGACAGCCTCGGCATCGCAGTCACCGCCGCGCCGGACGGCAATGCCGTGCAGATCTCGCACGAGATCCGCGACCGGCTCGCCGACCTGAAGGACGCCTCCGGCGCGGAGCTGACCGTGGTCTTCGACCAGGCTCCGTTCGTCGAGAAGTCGATCGCGTCGTTGACCACCGAGGGCCTGCTGGGCCTGGTGATGGCGGTCATCGTCATCCTGGTCTTCCTGCTGTCGGTGCGCTCGACGGTGGTGACCGCGGTCTCCATCCCACTCTCGGTGCTCGTGGCGCTGATCGCCCTGTGGATCGGCGACTACTCGCTCAACCTGCTGACCCTCGGCGCGTTGACCATCGCGGTCGGCCGGGTGGTCGACGACTCGATCGTGGTGTTGGAGAACATCAAACGACATCTCGAGTACGGCGAGGAGAAGCGGCACGCCATCGTCACCGCCGTCCGCGAGGTGGCCGGTGCGGTGACCGCGTCGACCCTCACCACCGTGGCGGTGTTCGCGCCGATCGCGCTGGTCGGCGGGTTCGTGGGTCAGCTCTTCGCGCCGTTCGCGATCACCGTGACGGTGGCCCTGCTCGCCTCGCTGCTGGTGTCGCTGACCGTGATCCCGGTGCTGGCGTACTGGTTCCTCAAGCCGCGCGGCGGCACCGCGGACGACGAGGCGGTGCGGCGCGGTGCGGAGGAGAAGGAGCTGCGCAGCCCGTTGCAGCGGGCCTACCTGCCGGTGATCGGGTTCGCCACCCGTAAGCGGTCGACCCGGTGGATCACCGTGGGGCTCGGCCTGCTGGTGCTCTTCGGCACCTTCGGCCTGTCCCAGAAGTTGGAGACCAACTTCCTGGACGACTCCGGCCAGGACACCCTCAACATGAGGCAGGAGCTGCCGGCCGGCAGTGGCCTGGCGGCCACCGACGCCGCGGCCAAGCAGGTCGAGTCGGTGCTGGCGGGCACCAAGGGCGTCGAGACGTACCAGGTGACCGCGGGTAGTGGGGATGGCCCGTGGGCGGGCGGCGGCGGCAACAACGTCGCCAGCTGGTCGCTGGCGCTCGATGGTGACACCGACGCGAAGCAGATGCGTGAGGTGCTGCGCAAGGAGTTCGACAAGCTCGGCGCCGGCGTGGGTGAGATCAGCTTCGGTGGTGGGCAGGAGGCGTCGACCAGCCAGCTCGAGGTGATCGTCCAGGCCAGTGAGCCGGAGGTGCTGACCCGGGCCGCCGAGGAAGCCCGCGCCGCGATGGCTGGTGTCCCGGACGTCGAGGACGTCTCCACCAGCCTGGCCGACCGGGTGCCGAGGGTCGACGTGACGGTCGACCGGGTCGCCGCCGGCCGGGCCGGGCTCACCGAGGCCGCCGTGGGGCAGCTCGTGTCGCAGGCGTTCCGGGGAGCACCGCTGGGTCAGGTCGCGCTCGACGGTCAGCAGCAGCACGTGGTGCTGCGGTTGGGCTCGAAGCCACCGATGACGGTGGACGAGCTGCGGGCGCTACCGGTGGGTCCGGTCAAGCTGGACGACATCGCGGACGTCACCCAGGGCGAGGGGCCGCAGCAGGTCACCCGCATCGACGGTGAGCGCAGCGTGTCGGTGACCGGTGCGGCGACCGGCTCGAACCTGGGCGCGACCAGCAAGGAGCTGCAGAAGCGGCTGGACGCCCTCAATGTGCCGGGTGCGAGCTTCACGATCGGTGGCGTCAGCGCGGATCAGGCGGATGCCTTCGGTGACCTGGGCCTGGCGGTGTTGGTGGCGATCGCGATCGTCTTCCTGATCATGGTGGCCACGTTCCGCAGCCTGACCCAGGCGCTGATCCTGCTGATCTCCATTCCGTTCGCCTCGACCGGTGCGATCGGCCTGCTGCTGGTCACCGGCACACCGCTCGGCGTACCGGCGTTGATCGGTGTGCTGATGCTGGTCGGCATCGTGGTGACGAACGCGATCGTGTTGCTCGACCTGATCAACCAGTACCGGGCGCAGGGCATGGACGTCCAGCAGGCGGTGGTCGAGGGCGGACGGCGCAGGTTGCGCCCCATCCTGATGACCGCGGTGGCGACCATCTTCGCGCTGCTGCCGATGGCGCTCGGGTTGACCGGTGAGGGCGGTTTCATCTCGCAGCCGCTGGCGGTCGTGGTGATCGGTGGTCTGCTGAGCTCGACGCTGCTCACGCTGATCCTGGTGCCGACGCTGTACACGATGGTGGAGCACACCAAGGGATCGCTGCGGGACCGGCGCAGCCGGCGACGCTCCGGCGAGCCAGCGAAGACCGACGAGGTGACGCGGCCGAACCAGGTCGCAGTACCGAGCGCTGCAGCTGCCCCGGCGACCGCCGGGAGCGCACAGCCGGCCGACCGACCCGCCCCGTCGGGCGCACTGGTGGAGGGCACGGACCAGTTCGAGGTGCTGCGGTTGCCCCGTAGCCGTACCTCGCCACTGCCCCCGTCGGAGCCGACCGAGTAG
- the thrC gene encoding threonine synthase, translating into MWRGLIEAYRDRLPVTAATPVITLHEGNTPLLPAPVLSARLGCDVHLKVEGANPTGSFKDRGMTLAVSKAVEAGNKAIICASTGNTSASAAAYAARAGLTCAVLVPQGKIALGKLAQALVHGAKLLQVNGNFDDCLALAAKLAQDHPVALVNSVNIDRLHGQKTAAFEIVEALGDAPDIHCLPVGNAGNIAAYWMGYAEEQAAGATTRAPKMYGFQAAGAAPIVTGQVVPEPSTIATAIRIGNPASWTKALDARDTSGGLIAAVTDREILSAYRLLAREVGVFVELGSAASVAGLLQQAAAGAVPPGSTVVCTVTGHGLKDPEWAISTAPAPLTIANDPMAAARALDLA; encoded by the coding sequence ATGTGGCGGGGTCTGATCGAGGCGTACCGGGATCGGCTGCCGGTCACCGCGGCCACGCCGGTCATCACGCTGCACGAGGGGAACACTCCGCTGCTGCCCGCGCCGGTGCTGTCCGCCCGGCTCGGTTGCGACGTGCACCTCAAGGTGGAGGGCGCCAACCCGACCGGCTCGTTCAAGGACCGGGGGATGACCCTCGCGGTGTCCAAGGCGGTCGAGGCGGGCAACAAGGCCATCATCTGCGCCTCCACCGGCAACACCAGCGCCTCCGCCGCGGCGTACGCGGCTCGGGCCGGGTTGACCTGCGCGGTGCTGGTGCCGCAAGGCAAGATCGCGTTGGGCAAGCTGGCCCAGGCGCTGGTGCACGGCGCGAAGCTGCTCCAGGTCAACGGCAACTTCGACGACTGCCTGGCGCTCGCCGCGAAGCTGGCCCAGGATCACCCGGTCGCGTTGGTCAACTCGGTCAACATCGACCGGTTGCACGGCCAGAAGACCGCCGCCTTCGAGATCGTCGAGGCGCTCGGTGACGCGCCCGACATCCACTGCCTGCCGGTCGGCAATGCCGGCAACATCGCCGCCTACTGGATGGGATACGCGGAGGAGCAGGCCGCGGGCGCCACGACCCGGGCCCCGAAGATGTACGGCTTCCAGGCTGCCGGGGCGGCACCGATCGTGACCGGGCAGGTGGTGCCGGAGCCGTCGACCATCGCCACCGCGATCCGGATCGGCAACCCGGCGAGCTGGACCAAGGCGTTGGACGCTCGGGACACCTCCGGTGGCCTCATCGCCGCGGTGACCGACCGGGAGATCCTCTCCGCGTACCGGCTGCTCGCCCGCGAGGTGGGGGTCTTCGTCGAGTTGGGCAGCGCGGCCAGCGTGGCTGGTCTGCTTCAGCAGGCCGCAGCGGGTGCGGTACCACCCGGTTCGACGGTGGTGTGCACGGTGACCGGTCACGGGCTGAAAGACCCGGAATGGGCGATCTCCACCGCGCCGGCGCCATTGACCATCGCCAACGACCCGATGGCCGCCGCCCGCGCCCTCGACCTGGCCTGA
- a CDS encoding homoserine dehydrogenase, with the protein MRLALLGCGTVGQEVVRLLHEQSADLAARIGAPLEIAGIAVRRLGRDRGDLPVDPDLFTTDALGLIKSDDVDVVIEVVGGIEPARGWLVEALRAGKSVVTANKALLAEDGVALHEAAAEGGGDLYYEASVAGAIPLLRPLRESLHGDRINRVTGIVNGTTNFILSAMDATGAGFAEALEEATALGYAEADPTADVEGFDAAAKAAILASLAFHTRVGAADVHREGITEVTAADVASAQAMGCTIKLLCIAARGVDPTGRETVSVRVHPAMIPRSHPLASVGDAFNAVFVEADAAGQLMFYGRGAGGAPTASAVLGDVVAVSRNRLAGVRAASESAYADLAVRPMGEALTRYHVSLDVADRPGVLASVASVFARHDVSIATVRQGSAGGSPGRDGDAELVIVTHVAPDAALAATVGELRGLDIVRSVTSVLRVEGGA; encoded by the coding sequence GTGCGCTTGGCGCTGCTCGGCTGTGGCACGGTCGGCCAGGAGGTGGTTCGACTGCTGCACGAGCAGTCGGCCGACCTGGCCGCGCGGATCGGCGCTCCGCTGGAGATCGCCGGCATCGCCGTCCGTCGGCTCGGCCGCGACCGGGGTGACCTGCCGGTCGATCCGGACCTGTTCACCACCGACGCGCTCGGCCTGATCAAGTCCGACGACGTGGACGTCGTGATCGAGGTGGTCGGCGGCATCGAGCCGGCCCGAGGCTGGCTGGTCGAGGCGTTGCGCGCCGGCAAGAGCGTGGTCACCGCCAACAAGGCGCTGCTCGCCGAGGACGGCGTGGCCCTGCACGAGGCGGCGGCCGAGGGCGGCGGCGACCTCTACTACGAGGCGTCCGTGGCCGGGGCCATCCCGCTGCTGCGCCCGCTGCGCGAGTCGCTGCACGGGGACCGGATCAACCGGGTCACCGGCATCGTCAACGGCACCACCAACTTCATCCTCTCCGCGATGGACGCGACCGGCGCCGGTTTCGCCGAGGCCCTCGAAGAGGCCACCGCCCTGGGTTACGCGGAGGCCGACCCGACCGCCGACGTCGAGGGCTTCGACGCGGCGGCCAAGGCGGCGATCCTCGCCTCGCTGGCGTTCCACACCCGGGTCGGCGCCGCCGACGTGCACCGTGAGGGCATCACCGAGGTGACCGCCGCGGATGTCGCCAGCGCCCAGGCGATGGGCTGCACCATCAAGCTGCTCTGCATCGCGGCCCGCGGCGTCGACCCCACCGGCCGGGAGACGGTCAGCGTCCGGGTGCACCCGGCGATGATCCCGCGCAGCCACCCGCTGGCCAGCGTCGGCGACGCGTTCAACGCGGTCTTCGTGGAGGCGGACGCGGCCGGGCAGCTGATGTTCTACGGTCGGGGCGCCGGGGGTGCGCCGACCGCCAGCGCCGTGCTCGGTGACGTGGTCGCGGTGTCGCGCAACCGGCTCGCCGGGGTCCGCGCCGCCAGCGAGAGCGCGTACGCGGACCTGGCGGTCCGGCCGATGGGCGAGGCGTTGACCCGCTACCACGTCAGCCTCGACGTGGCCGACCGTCCAGGTGTGCTGGCCTCGGTGGCGAGCGTGTTCGCCCGGCACGACGTCTCGATCGCGACCGTGCGGCAGGGCTCAGCGGGTGGGTCGCCCGGTCGTGACGGCGACGCCGAGCTGGTCATCGTCACCCACGTGGCACCGGACGCCGCGCTCGCCGCGACCGTTGGCGAGCTGCGCGGTCTGGACATTGTCCGGTCGGTGACCAGTGTGCTGCGGGTCGAGGGCGGCGCGTGA